Within the Gemmatimonadota bacterium genome, the region CGGCGGCCACGGGTCCTATGCCTACCTGATGGAATGGAACCGCTACTTCGCACCGCGCGCGCTCTACCGGATCCTGGACGCGGGTCTTCGGCCCCGGCTGGCCAGGCAGCCCTTTTCGGTGGCCGTCGACGGCCCGGGCGGCCCCGGCGGCCCCGGCAGTACAGAACGGACCTTCGACCGGGGCACGATCATCATCCCCGTCGCCCAGCGCGACGCCGCGTCCGCCGTGACCGCCGCGCAGGTGCGGGCGCTGATCGACCGGATCGTGGCGGAAGACCACGTCATCGTCCACGGCACGGACACGGGACTGACGCCCTCGGGCGGCGACCTGGGCGGTCCGACCTCCCCGGTACTGGTCAAACCGGAGATCGCAGTGCTTTCCGGGCCCGGCACCCGGGCCTACGAGGTCGGCGAGACCTGGCACCTGCTGAACGAGCGGTTCGGCATTCCCGTCTCCCTGGTCGACGCCGACGGGTTCGCCGACCTGGACCTGGACCGTTACACGACACTGGTCATGGTCATGGGCAGCTACGACCTGGATACGGAAGACGTGAACCGGCTCAGGTGGTGGGTGCGGGAGGGCGGCGTCCTCATCGCCTGGAAGAGCGCAGCCCGGTGGCTCATCGGCAATGATGTAATCGACGAAGGCCTGAGATCCGCCCGTCCCGATACCGTCGCGATCCCCTACGAGTTGGTATCGTCCACGCGGGGAGCGCAGCGTATCGGCGGCGCCATATTCGCGGCCGCGATCGACACCACCCACCCGCTGGCCTTCGGTTACGGCGCCCTGGCGCCGCTCTTCCGCAACCACGAGATCTTCTTCGAACCTTCCGCCACGCCCGGGGCCACGGTGGCCCGGTACACGTCGTCGCCGCTAATGGCCGGCTACATCTCGCCGAAGCGACACGGCGAACTGGCCGATTCCGCCGCGCTGATCGCCCGAAGGCAAGGCGAGGGCGCCGTCGTGCTCTTCGCCGACAACCCCAATTTTCGGGCCTTCTGGTACGGCACGAACAGCCTGTTCCTGAACGCCGTCTTCTTTGGGGGGGCGTTCTAAGAAAGCGAGCCGCGCGTCCCAGTGAAGGAAACCACCATGCCCGTAACAGTAACCGACGTGAAGACCATCCTGACCCAGCCCGCCGGGTCGCGCCTGATCGTCGTGAAGATCCTGACGTCGGAACCTGGCCTGTTCGGCCTGGGCTGCGCTACCTTCACCCAGCGGTTCCGGGCCGTCCACGCGGCCATCGAACACCACCTCAAGCCCTTCCTCATCGGCAAGGACGTGGACGATATCGAAGACCTGTGGCAGACGGCCATGGTGAACGGCTACTGGCGCAACGGACCGGTCCTGAACAACGCGATCTCCGGCATGGACCAGGCCCTGTGGGATATCAAGGGCAAGCGCGCGGGCATGCCCGTGTACCAGCTCCTGGGCGGCAAGTGCCGGGAGGCGGTGGACACCTACGTCCACGCCGACGGCAGGTCACCTGAAGAAGTGGCGGAGAACGTACTGAAGTACATGGAGCAGGACTACCGCCACGTGCGCTGCCAGATCGGCGGATACGGAGGCCGAAAGCCGCGGGTCACCCCGCCCGAGGGCGCGAAGCCCGGGGACTATTTCGATCCGCGGAGCTACATGCGCCGCACGGTGAAGATGTTCGAGCACCTGCGCGCGGCCGTGGGCGACGAGGTGGAACTGCTCCACGACGTGCACGAGCGGCTCACGCCCGCCGACGCCATCGTCTTCGCGAAGCAGGTCGAACCCTACAATCTGTACTTCCTCGAAGACCCCCTGGCGCCCGAGGACAACGAATGGTTCCGCCGCATGCGGCAGACCTCGACGACGCCCATCGCCATGGGGGAACTCTTCAACAATCCCGCCGAATGGCTGCCCCTGATCGAGGGACGGCTCATCGACTTCCTGCGCATGCACATCAGCCAGATGGGCGGCATCACGCCGGCCCGCAACGTCGCGGCCATGGCCGCCATGTACGGCATCCGCACGGCCTGGCACGGTCCGGGCGACGTCTCCCCTGTGGGCCATGCCGCCAACCTGCACCTCGACCTGTGGGCGCCGAATTTCGGCGTCCAGGAATGGTGCCGCTTCAGCGACCTGGTCTACGAGATTTTCCCCGGCACGCCCGAAGTGCGCGGCGGTTACATGTATCCCAACGACCGCCCGGGGCTGGGCGTCGAACTGAACGAGGAACTGGCGGCCCGTTATCCCTGCCAGGACGAGGTCATCAACTGGACCCAGGCCCGGACACCCGACGGAGGCCCCGCCCGGCCGTGACCTTCATCTCCGGCTACTCCCTGTCCGAAGACTACGCCGGCCACCTCCAGCGGATCGGCGCCTTCGCCATCGACCTGGCGATCCTTACCGCCGCCGGCGCCGTGATGGCGCTGGCCGCCGAATTTCTGGATGCCGGCTCGGACCCGGTCACCGTCCCGCTGCTGAGTGCCTTCCAGCTGCTCATGCCCTGGTTCTACTACGCGGCCATGGAGAGTTCGACCAAAGGCGCCACCATCGGCAAGATGATCCTGGGCATCCGGGTGGCCGACGCCGAGGGGCATACGCCCACTTTCGGCCGCGCCGCGCTCAGGGCCATTCCCAAGTGCATTCCCATCCTCTGGCCAGGCTATCTCGCCGCCGTCTTTACCCAGCGCCGACAGGCCTTTCACGACCTGATCGCGCGGACGCTGGTGCTCAAATCCGATACGTAGCGGGAAAGAAACGTAAATCAAGACGCCTTCTGCTGCGTAATCAGCACTCCTTCCAGCCGGCCAACACGGGTGTCCATCTTGTCTTCCAGCGCGACAAAACGGTTATCCATCTTGTCCTCCAAGGCGGCAAAACGTCTGTCCATCTTGTTCTCCAGCGCGACGATGCGCGCTTCCGACTCGACAAAGCGTGCATCCATCTTGCCCTCCAGGGTGACGATGCGCGTTTCCAGCCTGTCTTCCATGCGATCCATGCACTGTACCAGCCGGGTCTCGAGTTCCATTCTTCCCGCCTTGGATTCTTTCCAGAAGAAGATGAAGGCTCCCAATAAGATAGCCGGCGATACGACCAATTGAGCGATTTCCATAGTATGATCTCTCCTTGACCAGTTTCTATTTGGACACTTCCCGTTTAATTACATCGATCTCGGTCTTCATGCCTGATACAACCTCGATCAAGTCTCTCAATTTCTCTTCTACCGATAGCATCCTGTTATTAAGATCGCCATATGAGAAGAGCATTACCGTAACGGTGATGGCCGTCATCATTACATGCATTCCGGCGATTGTAATAACCGGAGTCCACGACCAATCTCTCTTACTGTGTTCGCTCATTATTCAGACCTCATTCGTTTACTGATATGCGCAGGTATCCTTCGACGCGGCCGAGGCGCGTGTTCATGTCGTGCATCTCGGTACGTATCGAGGTGAGTTCCGTCCGCAGTCCGGTCAATTCGGCCCGTACCTCATCCCGAAATTCCATGTTGGAATGATGATTGATGAAAGTGACGACGGCGATTACGAGGATGCCTATGGCCGATACGATCTGTGCGCCGAAGGCCCAGTTTTCGCGGGACATTCCGGACATCTTCCGACCTCCTGGTGAGTGTGACGATGTGTGAATAGTCGGATCTATATGATTCAGTAGTCAGAGATCTGCCTTCAGATCCCGTTGTTTTTCCGTTTTTACTCGCTTCCGGATACACGCAGGATTCCTTCGACACGCCCGAGGCGTGTATTCATATCGTGGATTTCGGAACGTATGGAGGCGAATTCGGATTGCATTTCCGTCCGCATTCCGGACAATTCAGCCCGTATCTCATCCCGGATTCCTTGTTGGATGAATTGATGAAAGTGGCGACGGCGATTACGAGGATGCCTATGGCCGATACGATCTGCACGCCAAAGGACCAGTTCTCTCGGGACATTCCGTTCATCTTCCGACCTCCTGGTGAGTGTGACATTGAATGAATAACCGACCTCTAAAGCGTATCAGTCGGAGATCACCAGGCGATACTCGGAGTTTTTCTTGGAAAAAGTAAAAGGACAGGCTGGAGAAAACGCACCGGCTCAGTCCCGCAAGGCGAGACTCTCTCCGCTGAGCGTCACGCCCAGCGGCTCGATGACCACCTGGCGGGGGCCATCTTCCACTACGCCGGCGACCCAGGCGCGGATGCCTTGCGCTTCGGCACAGGCCACGGCCGCGTCCCCGTCCTCCGGGCGGACGAATAGGGCGAAGCCAGCGCCCATGTTGAGACTGCCGTAGGCCTCTTCCGCCGTCTGCCGGGTCTCCTCCACCATGAACCGCAGGACCTCGGGAACGGGGGGCACTTCGGTAATGCGGTAGGTGAACCGGCCGGGGTGGCGCATGATCTTTCGCCAGCCGTGGCCGGTGATGTTGGCGATGTAGCGCAGGCCGATGCCGGCCTCGAAGACCGCCTCGGTGACGGGAGGATAAAGCACGGTGGGGTCGAGCAGGGCCTCGCCGTACGTCCGGCCGCCGGGCATGATCGTGGCGTACCCCGCCGGCAGGCGCTCGGACAGCCTGCGCGCGAGGGTGAGGCCGTTGGCGTGGATGCCGCTGCTTTCCAGGAGGACGATCGCGTCGCCGGCCGCCAGGTCCTCGCCCAGGGTGAGTTGCGACTTCGGCCGGATGATGCCCACGCAGGAGGCGGCCAGGTCGATGGCGCCTTCCTCCACCACGCCGGTCAGACAGGGCGTCTCGCCGCCGCCCCAGGCCACGCCCAGGACGTCGCAGGCGGCCTTCCAGCCGTCGACCAGGTCGTTCATGCGGTCGGTGTCGTCGAACCAGTCCGACGAACCGGAGGCCCAGTAGGCGTGGATGCTCAGGGGCCGCGCGCCCACGGTGACGAGGTCGTTGACGGCCGTGGCGATGGTGTCCTGCGCGATGTGGTCGTACCAGGTCCGTCCCGACGCCTTCGATACCGGCGGCCCCGACACCCGCGATACCCCCGATTCCACCTGCACCTTCCGCATCGCGTCCGCCACCAGGGCCTTGGTGCCCAGGCATTCGGTGATGGAGGCGAGATAGGCGTCGCCGATGTCCACCACGTAGGCCGACTCCCCGCGGCTGGCCGCCACTTCGCGGACACCGGTGTGCGCACCCGCGCCCTCGAGGTTGGCCCCCGTGGCCCGCGCCGCCTGCTGGGCGAGGACCTTCAAGGGATCGATCCGGTCGTAATCCACGCCGGAATCCTCGTAGGTCAGCCGGTCACCGGCCGGCGGACCGCCAGGCGCGCCGCTTCCTGCTGACGCACGGCTTCCGTTCGGTTTTTCGTCGGCCATGCCCTTCCTTTCGGAGTTCCTTCAGCTTCCCGTGGTGAACAGTTCCC harbors:
- a CDS encoding RDD family protein → MTFISGYSLSEDYAGHLQRIGAFAIDLAILTAAGAVMALAAEFLDAGSDPVTVPLLSAFQLLMPWFYYAAMESSTKGATIGKMILGIRVADAEGHTPTFGRAALRAIPKCIPILWPGYLAAVFTQRRQAFHDLIARTLVLKSDT
- a CDS encoding AIR synthase-related protein is translated as MADEKPNGSRASAGSGAPGGPPAGDRLTYEDSGVDYDRIDPLKVLAQQAARATGANLEGAGAHTGVREVAASRGESAYVVDIGDAYLASITECLGTKALVADAMRKVQVESGVSRVSGPPVSKASGRTWYDHIAQDTIATAVNDLVTVGARPLSIHAYWASGSSDWFDDTDRMNDLVDGWKAACDVLGVAWGGGETPCLTGVVEEGAIDLAASCVGIIRPKSQLTLGEDLAAGDAIVLLESSGIHANGLTLARRLSERLPAGYATIMPGGRTYGEALLDPTVLYPPVTEAVFEAGIGLRYIANITGHGWRKIMRHPGRFTYRITEVPPVPEVLRFMVEETRQTAEEAYGSLNMGAGFALFVRPEDGDAAVACAEAQGIRAWVAGVVEDGPRQVVIEPLGVTLSGESLALRD
- a CDS encoding starvation-sensing protein RspA; the protein is MPVTVTDVKTILTQPAGSRLIVVKILTSEPGLFGLGCATFTQRFRAVHAAIEHHLKPFLIGKDVDDIEDLWQTAMVNGYWRNGPVLNNAISGMDQALWDIKGKRAGMPVYQLLGGKCREAVDTYVHADGRSPEEVAENVLKYMEQDYRHVRCQIGGYGGRKPRVTPPEGAKPGDYFDPRSYMRRTVKMFEHLRAAVGDEVELLHDVHERLTPADAIVFAKQVEPYNLYFLEDPLAPEDNEWFRRMRQTSTTPIAMGELFNNPAEWLPLIEGRLIDFLRMHISQMGGITPARNVAAMAAMYGIRTAWHGPGDVSPVGHAANLHLDLWAPNFGVQEWCRFSDLVYEIFPGTPEVRGGYMYPNDRPGLGVELNEELAARYPCQDEVINWTQARTPDGGPARP